The region TATACACTTTGTTGGCGTTTCGTTGTTTATTTTTCTCGTCATTTTCTTTCATTTTTGCCGCATCGTTTTTGTCTGCCGTGCGTTTGGGTAGGCAAGCTCTTTTGCAGGTTTTGGTTTTAGCGGGGGATTGTGTGACCTGCAAATGTGCTTGACTACGAAGCGTTGGCTATGTTGTTTTATAATTTTCCACAAATGTTTCAAACAAGCGTTTCATGGCTTCATAGTTTTTTCTTTTCGATAGAGTTGTAATTTCAAAAGTCAGTAAATGTTCAATGTCTTTCTGTGAGAGATAATTACCATGTATTAGGATTTCTCGAATCTGGTCTAAATCATCGTAATATTGTCGTTTTTCGGGGTCGTGATTTTCGATTAAGAATTTTGAAAGGCATTCTTCAATTATTGGATTTGAATGACTTTGTATCTCGTCAATATTCCTGATTACTTCACTGATTTTTGTGTCAATAATCGCTTTATCATTGAAGAAAATCCTGCCATTGCTATGAGCAGCGTCATTTCTTGATTTTACGCTGGCTGTATAATTTCCGATTTGTGAATTATCGCAACCTACAAGTTTTAAGAATCGTATGAAATTGCTTTCTCCTAACTCAACAAAGGCAAAAGGAGTTGTAGCATTGCAAAGGAGTTTTTCAAAATCCTTGCTAAAACCGACCATTGCTTTTTCAAAATCTGTTTTTCGGTTCTCTTTAATCTGCCAGACCTCGAAATACACAAAGCTCATGTACAGCATGTGAAAAGCAATAAAGGCAAAAGGATATTTTGCATTATTGTAATTACTCTCAAAACTTTCCCAAAGGAAATTTATATAATCTTGCTCGTCTCTGGTTTTATAGGAGTTCGGCAAATATTCCAGTATGTCGATTGCATTTGCCATTATTCTTCCCAAAGTTTATTGATTTCGTCTTTTATTTTTTGCTCGTATATTTTAACCAGTTCTTTGGTTGCGTTGACCAGTTGTTGCTCTTTTTCGATTTGAACTACAATTGAATTTTGTTCTTCAACTGGAATTATGGGTATTTGAACAATTTCAACTGTTTTAAAACTCAGAGCCGGCATAGCACCACCAGCAGTAATTCTTTTAAAATAAGATTGAACATATTCTGAAGTAAGATAATAGTAAAGAAAATCATTTGTGATATTCTCAATTGGTGTAACTTTAAAAAGATTGTTTGCTAATACACCGTCAAAACCTCTTCCTACATATCCAGCAGACGCACCATATCTTACAACTACCACCTCATTTTTTCTAATATATTTATTTTTCGATAGTTCCTTTGGTATATATCTAAAATCATCAGAATTTTGAGTGTAATTCTCAATTCTCAAAAAAACATCATAATCCTCAACATATTCTTTACTCTGTAATTCCAAATCAACCTGAATGCCTTGTGAAAAATCACATACAGAACCCAACTCCACCATTTCCCATTCGGGTTTAATATCAATTTGGGGTTTGTAATTTTCTACTACCTGCTTTGCGCCGGCTATAATTTTCTCGAATTTCGCTATTTTATTTAATATCTCATATTGAATTGAAAGCGGAGGTAATGGGATTCTAAAAGAGTATAAGAATTCAGCTTTCAAGTTTTTAATATTTGCTCCGGCAATAATATTATTTAAATGATTATTAAATCTTTCACCTCTTAAGTTTTGAAATAGAAATTCTGGAAGTACTTGTTCGTTACATCTAATTGCACCCATGAAGCCCCCAAAATAATAATCAATATCTTGTTCTACAAAGGCTGTTTTCCCAATATGTTCAGCACTTCCTGAAGCGGTGCAAATAAAAATATCTTTTGCTTTCAATTTTTGTTTATCGGAAAGCTTAAGGTTTTTTGAAATTAATTTTACATCATTAAAATCAATATTTCCACTATCCAATTTAATATTATTGGCTCTTAACACCTTGTACCCATCTTCTTCTACCTCATCTTCTTTTGAATATGTCACCCCTCTGATTAATTCACATAATTCGCTTAAAGAAACCATTTCAAATTTGCCATTATGCCTGTGATTTGTTTCTTTGTATCTATCCCCGTTAAGATTAAAATCTCCGTTTTCAATTATTCTGCTTTTTTCAACAACAATTGAATTAAAAGGCAAATCTTCAAAATTTATCAACGAAAAATCATTGTTGCGAATAGCTGTAATGTATTGATTTATAAAATTTGTAGCATCAGGCAAATCACTTGTACTAAGTTCTTTTCTTTGCGCCCCCAGACTGTACCCATCATTCTCAATTTTTGCGAAAAGGATTTTATCGTTTTTTTTTGCAAGTGTCTTATCTAATAAAAGAATGGAAGTTTTCACTCCGCTGTATGGCTGGAAAAGACCGGCTGGCAGACTTACAACTCCATATAGAAAGTTTTTTTCAACCAGCAATTTCCGCAATGCTTTGTAAGCTGTGGCACTTTGAAAAATAATACCTTCGGGAACAATCACTGCTGCACGTCCGGTTGTCGGGTTAATATGTTCCATAATGTAATCCACAAAAAGCACCTCACTACGGTTTGCCTGCATGGCAAATTTCTTATGCGGGCGGATACCTCCTTTTGGTGTCATAAATGGCGGATTAGCCATGATAATGTCAAAAGTATCACCCCAACGGTCGGTGCTGGTCAGGGTATCGTATTCGTATATTTTTGGTGTGGTAAAACCATGCAGATACATATTTACCAAACTCAAACGCACCATTTCGGAAGAAATGTCGTAACCCACAAAGTTGTTGATTAGCTTTTTTCGTTCATCGGGCGTAAGTAAATCGCCTTTGTTCTTTTTTGTGTTTTCGTTCAGTATGTGTTTGTACGAAGAAATTAAAAAGCCGGCAGTGCCACAGGCAGGGTCGCAAATGCTTTCATCTTTTTTGGGCTGCATAATGGCAACCATAAAATCAATGATATGGCGGGGTGTACGAAATTGACCTGCATCACCCTGACTGCCTAAAACTGATAACAGGTACTCAAAAGCATCGCCCAGTTTTTCGCTGTGGTCGTAATGAAATTCATTGATAACTTTCAGAAACATTTTCAAGGTTTCCGGGTCGCGGTAAGGCAGATATGCGTTTTTAAAAATATCTCTGAAAAGTTGTGGTATGTTTGGGTTTTGGTTGAGTTTTACAATGGCTTCTCCGTAGAGTGCCAACATTTCAAAACCGCCCAATTTCGGGTCGAATATTTTTGTCCAGCTGTATTTTTCGTAATCGCCTGAAAAAAAAGTAGCTTCTCCACCAAATTCCATTGCTTCCTTATCCATGTCGTCCATGAATTTGTATATCATGGCAATGGTAATTTGCTCCACCTGACTTTGTGGGTTTGGCAACTTTCCTACTAAAATGTCTCTTGCAGTATCAATCCTGCGTTTTGTTTCTTGGTCTAACATTTATGCAACAAATTTATTTAGTGATACATTATCTTTTATGTACTCAGGTATCGCAAATCGCAATTCTGGCGGCAACTTTCTGAACACATCACCATTTGGATTGGTGTTTAATAATGCATATTTTTTATTTTCAATTATGTCTCTGAACTCAGAGTCGGTAATGTAACTTTTAAAATAATCCCTTGCGAAAGTGAAGTATTCCTCAGGGGGCAAATAACGGCTATCAAATTTTTCAAATTCCTCGTCAAGCAACTCGTCCTTAGATTTAAAATATGGAATAAAGCCAAAGATTTTTTCAATGATTTCCCGCAATGATAAACGCCTGTCAATTTTTATGGCATTCCGCAATTTGCTTATATTGTAATACTCCTCCGGCTTATCAAAAATTTGACTGATAATGTATTGTTCTATTGCATCAAAATCCTTTTGCTGAACTAATTCCTTAATTTTGTCATCCTCTTTTACTTTATCTTCGAATTTCTCAAAATACATTCGGTCAATCTTCATTCCTTCAAGTCCAATTTCATTGACTGTAAAGGTTTTTAAAGGGTCGTGTCTTGTGCTGTCGTATTCGTTAACAACATAACCGCCTCCGCCACCGCCTTCGGTTGAAGTTCCTTTTGGAGGTAACTTTAAAACTTCATCGTAATTGAATTTTTCCTCAAAATACTCGCAGTTTGCAAAGAAGTCAAAAAGTTTAAACCTCGACTTTTGCAGGTTTTCTTCCGGTATGTTTTCGATTAAACTTTTATCTTTCAAAACCTCTTTATTCGCAAAATTGAATTTTCTTGTTCCTCTGCCTTTGATTTGAATAAAGTCGGTTGGTGAGAAAATTGGTCGCATCAAACACACATTTAAAATATCAGGGCAATCATAACCTGTTGTCATCATGCCAACTGTAACACATACACGGGTTTTGCTTGTCTGGTATAAATCGTGAAAGTTGCCTTTGCCGCCTAAACGATTGTTAGTAAAGTTAATCGTCAATTGCTGTGCATCTGGTATCCAAGAGGTAACTTGCATTGCAAAATCAGATTGATATTTATCCGGAAACATCTTGTCGGCAAATTCATTCAGAATTTGCGTGATTTTAGCAGCGTGATTTTGACTTACACAAAATAAAATTGACTTGCCAATTTCACCAGAAATTGGGTCTTTATAAGAGTTCTCTAAAAATGTTTTGCAAAAAATGCGGTTCGTGTTTTCGGAAAACAATTTCTTTTCAAAATCACGTTGAGAAAAAGTTGTTGAAGTTTCTTCGCCATCATCGTCAGTTATTTCAACCGTATAACCCTCATCGCTTAAAAGCTGTGTGGTGATTTCTGTTCGTGCATCCACAACACAAGGATTTACCAGAAAACCATCTATCACGCCATGTAAAAGACTGTACTGATAAGTCGGCTTTCCATCTTCACAACCAAAGGTCGTGTAGGTGTCTAAAAGCATTCTTCTTTCTAACTCTCTTGGGTCTTTTTCGCTTAATTCTCCGGCATTTATTTTCTTTAAATAGTCTTTTGGCGTAGCTGTTAATCCTAACTTGTAACCAATAAAATATTCAAAAACAGCTCTGCTGTTACCTCCGATACTTCTGTGTGCTTCATCAGAAATTACGAGGTCAAAGTCAGTGGGAGAGAAAATTCGTTTGTATTTGTTTTTGAAAAGAAATGATTGCACTGTCGAAACAACAATTTCTGCTTGTCGCCAGTCATCCTTGTTTTCTTTGTAAATACTGCATTTATAATCAGTTCTTAGATATTCCTTAAAAGCTTTATCAGCCTGGTCTTCTAATTCCAAACGGTCAACCAAAAATAAAACCCGTCTTGCGTTTCCTGTACGCAAAAACAATTTTATAACTGCTGCTGAAGTTAAAGTTTTGCCAGTACCGGTTGCCATCTCAAATAAAAAACGGTCTTTACCTGATTTTACTTCTTCCTGTATCCGTTCTATGGCTCTAACCTGATACTTACGCAAGAACCTTAATTTATTTTCTTCAATAAATGCACTGCGTTGTGATTCATCGATATATCTCGGGTCGCTGGCGTAGTCTGGTTTTTGAGTTTTTACAACGTAATCTTCTTTTACGGTTTCATTTACTAATGCCTCAGCATTTGGCTTAAATTCAGTATATCCGATTACGGTCTCAGGTTTTGGAAATGTTGCAATAATGTTTGGATTTCCTCTCTGTAAATCCCAGAAGTAATGCAAATTACCATTTGAAAGAATTATGAATCTACAGTTTTGAGCTTGTGCGTATTTTCTGGCTTGTTCCTTTGCAAAGAGCGGGTTTATTTCTTCTTTCTTTGCTTCTAAAACAATGAAAGGAAAACCTTTGTCATCAAGTAACAGATAGTCAATGAAGCCATTTTTCGTTTTTTCAAAATCTTCCCCGAATTCATCTAATTCGGTTTGAGTTAATTTGGTTTTATTCTCAAGTACAATGTTGGCTTTGCCTTCTTTAGAGTCAAAGAAACGCCATCCTGCTTCTTCAAGCAGTTTATTAATTTTTATTCTTGCTTTAGCTTCTTTTGACATTACAATTCTGTTCTATTTTTATAATCACAAAGTTAATTTTAAATTCTCAATACCATTTTTCAAATAAGTCGCTGTCTTTCAGTAGAGCGTAGGCAAAATGAAGGCTCTTTTGGCTGCGAAGCGGTCGCCCGTGCGTTGGGGCAGCCAAATGTGCCTTTATGTGCGATGGGTTTCCGTTTTCTTTGTCTTTATGCAGCAAAAATTCTTTTATCATTCTGTCGTCTGTTTCTGTCTTTTTACAATGAACGCCAACGGCCGGCGGTATGAAATCGTTGGGGATTGCGGGCTACTTTCCTATCAAGTTACACCGAACTTGATGCGTGGAAGAATGCTTGATTAACCACTTAAACCCCAATGTTTTATACCGCGTGTTAGCAGCTGAACTTATTCATATTCATTATTTTACAGTCTTTCAAATTATAAGCAGTCAGGTTTCGATACTGATAAAATTGAGAATAATTGTTCTTTGTCAAATTCTGAAACTCCGTTGTCGGTTGCCATTTGTAAAGCTTCTTGATATGTCGGTTTTGTGTTGAAGAATTTGCGATTGAAATAGTCATATTTGATATACGACCAGAAATAATAATAAATTCCTTTAGGTTCAATCATCAAAGCGGCATTGATATACTCTTCAATTTTGTCAATGGTAGGGCGTTGTGTCAGAAATGCTTTATTGCCTTGTAATAAACAGATTGCTGCATAAAAGAATGTTTCTGAATTGTCAAAATTATCTTCAATTGCTTTTTCAAAAGCCGAAAGAGCTTTGTCATATAATTTCAATTTCAAATAACACATTGCAATTGAAGTGTTCAAGTCTTTATTGTCGGGATTATCTGAAAGAGCTTTACGATATTCGTTTGCGTATTTGTTTACCTCTGGCATCGGCATTGAATACACACTATTAAAAGTCGATATTACTATCGGTTTATGACAAAATCTACATTCCGTTTGTCCCGTTGTAACTCTGTCACCACAACCGGGGCAAGTTAATTCTACTATTTGTTGAGCCATATTTACAAATCTGTTTTTTAGTTTAAAAGTTTTAATTGTCGGTTTCTTTCGTTAGCCAAATTGCAAATTTTATCAACTATCAGTTGAATGTCGTCAAGTTTGTTTTTCTGCATTGCTTTTTCAAGATTGTCAATTTCACTAATTACATCTTGCTCAATTGATTTTACATTGTAAGAAGATTTAACTTGACTGCTATGTATCAAATCATAAGCCTTTTCAACCTTCTTACGAATAGTATTGTCTGATATTTGTTTTAACAAAGCATCAAGTCTTGAAGAAGATTCTTTCACATATTTTAATTCTACTTCATGCCTTTCAATATTATCTGCTGTATGTTCATTTGCAATCAGGTTTGTAAGCAATAGAATTGCGAAAATTGCAGCAATTGTAACTTGCACTAATAATGCAACTGTTATACTTTCAGGTGAAATTGCTATAAAAACAACACCAACTATTAGTGCCAAAAAAAAGTAACTTGTTGTAATCACAAACAATGGACGACCATAATCAGCCGAAACGCTTCCCTTTCTCACAAAAGAAGGCGTTATTAGAAGCATTAAATATGCTAAGTGAATAGAGGCGTATGAAATCCAAACTGAAGCAGGTTGGTCTGTGCCTTTAAGCAGAAAGAAATAAAGGTTAAAAACAATCAAAAAGATTGAATCCAACAAGTACCAAAAAATTTTATTTTTTTTCATAATTGCCTCCTTTCTTACATTTTACTTAAAATTTCCTTTTTCTTTTCATCAAACTCCTCTTGTGTAATTGCACCAATGTCAAGCATTTCTTTAAGTTGTTTGATTTTTTCAACAGGGCTTACATTTTGAGGTTGTTGACTTTGAGAAGGATTAAAAACTTGTTGAGCCATACCGCCAAACACTCCACCAGCAGCCAAACCCATTCCTAAACCTGCGCCTGCCGTGGCAACGCCACCGCCTTCGTTATTTGCAATACCTTTAAGTATATCAACTTGTTGCTGTTTTGCCCAGTCTTCGCCCAATATTCCCATAACAGATTTGTCTGCTTGTGCATTTCTCATTTTTGCAATGGCATCCATTCCAATTTCATCATAACGCCTTCTTAGTTCATCATCGTCAATATTGATTGCTGCAATTGAAAACTTAACTAATTTTAATCCATAATCATTAAGCGTTTCCTGCATGAATGGACTTATAGCATCTGCAAATTCATCTAATCGGGCTTCAATGCCTAAAAGTTCTTGCGTTGATTCGTTTGCTGCTCTTGTAATGCTTGACTTTATTTTGCTTTGAAATTCATTAATGAAATATTTGCTAAGTTCTTCCTGAAATTGAAAAGGCACATTATTACCTATCAGTTTTTCAAGAAACTTAACAGGGTTGTCTATTTGAACTTTATATGCCCCTCTTGCTTTAAGTTTGGTAGCAATTCCAAGCATTTTGTCACGCACCTGAATTGGAGAATCTGTACCCCACAAAATTTCTTCGGAGTGAGCTTTGCGAATAAAATAAACAACACAATTAAATGTACTTATGCCACCAGTAAAAGCGTTTCGTAAACGACTTATAAAAGGATAGTTTTCAGTTGATAGTTTGTAAGTTCCATTTTCAAAGGTTTGTTCAACATTACCACCTTTTATAAAAATGGCTTCTTCACCAGGCATAACAATAAGAGTAGAATTTGTATTAAAATCTTCCTCTGGTTGTCGCCAAATTAAAAGTTCACCGGGGCCAGAATTTTTGATTACATCAGCCCAGTGCTTTTTACCGCCTGTAAAGGCGGTTTCGTTTGGATTTTTGTTATTGAAAAGTCCCATGATTTTTTTGTTTAATAATTTTATGGTTTGTCAATTCCGTAAATACCACTACAAGTAATAAATAAGCGAATGTAAATTTTCTTAAATGCTTTAACCATTCCATACTTATTTAAAACCATAATAGAATATTCTGAACAAGTTGGTTTTAATGTACATTTTCTTCTTTTTTCTTCCGATGCATAGTGCTGATATAGTTCTATAAAAAGAATAGAAAATCTTTTATAAAACATCAATAGCAATAGTACACTAATGATAAAGTGCAACGAAG is a window of Tenuifilaceae bacterium CYCD DNA encoding:
- a CDS encoding membrane protein translates to MGLFNNKNPNETAFTGGKKHWADVIKNSGPGELLIWRQPEEDFNTNSTLIVMPGEEAIFIKGGNVEQTFENGTYKLSTENYPFISRLRNAFTGGISTFNCVVYFIRKAHSEEILWGTDSPIQVRDKMLGIATKLKARGAYKVQIDNPVKFLEKLIGNNVPFQFQEELSKYFINEFQSKIKSSITRAANESTQELLGIEARLDEFADAISPFMQETLNDYGLKLVKFSIAAINIDDDELRRRYDEIGMDAIAKMRNAQADKSVMGILGEDWAKQQQVDILKGIANNEGGGVATAGAGLGMGLAAGGVFGGMAQQVFNPSQSQQPQNVSPVEKIKQLKEMLDIGAITQEEFDEKKKEILSKM